One Glycine soja cultivar W05 chromosome 2, ASM419377v2, whole genome shotgun sequence genomic region harbors:
- the LOC114381495 gene encoding uncharacterized protein LOC114381495: MADIVKQLLAKPIQLADQVAKAAEEASSSFKQECLELKSKADKLAALLRLAARASSDLYERPTRRIIADTELVLDKALSLTLKCRANGLMKRVFSIIPTAAFRKMSSQLENSIGDVSWLLRVSTPAEERADTEYLGLPPIAANEPILGLIWEQVAVLHTGSLDDRSDAAASLVSLARDNDRYGKLIIEEGGVGPLLKLIKEGKKEGQENAARAIGLLGRDLESVELMIHAGVCSVFAKVLKEGPMKVQAVVAWAVSELAAKYPKCQDLFAQHNIVRLLVSHLAFETVQEHSKYAIVSNKPTSIHAVVMANSNNSNGNGARKESEDEEKQMQSRMQHPLGDRSTNQMHRVVTSTMAMHAANKKQQQVNGGNGKQSYSYSGINMKGREIEDPDNKAYMKAMAARALRQLAKGNAAICRSITESRALLCLAILLEKGTEDVMYNSALAVKEITAVAEKDAELRRSAFKPNSPACKAVVDQVLKIIEKEDRKLLIPCVKAIGNLARTFRATETRIIGPLVRLLDEREAEVSREAAISLTKLACSENYLHLDHSKAIISASGAKHLVQLVYLGEQTVQISALVLLSYIALHVPDSEELARAEVLGVLEWASKQPNLTQDQTLEALLQDSKGRLELYQSRGSRGFQKLHH, from the coding sequence ATGGCTGACATAGTGAAGCAGCTGTTGGCAAAGCCGATCCAGCTGGCGGACCAAGTGGCCAAGGCAGCGGAGGAGGCCAGTTCCTCCTTCAAGCAAGAGTGCTTAGAGCTCAAATCCAAGGCCGACAAGCTCGCGGCGCTGCTGCGGCTGGCGGCGCGTGCGAGCTCCGACCTCTACGAGCGCCCCACGCGCCGCATCATCGCCGACACCGAGCTCGTCCTCGACAAGGCCCTCTCCCTAACCCTAAAATGCCGCGCCAACGGCCTCATGAAGCGCGTCTTTAGCATCATCCCCACCGCCGCCTTCCGCAAGATGTCCTCCCAGCTCGAGAACTCCATCGGCGACGTCTCCTGGCTCCTCCGCGTCTCCACTCCGGCTGAGGAGCGCGCCGACACCGAGTACCTCGGCCTCCCCCCAATCGCCGCCAACGAGCCCATCCTCGGCCTCATCTGGGAGCAGGTCGCCGTCCTCCACACCGGCTCCCTCGACGACCGCTCCGATGCCGCCGCCTCCCTCGTGTCGCTCGCACGTGACAACGACCGCTACGGGAAATTAATCATCGAAGAAGGCGGCGTCGGACCTTTACTGAAGCTCatcaaagaaggaaagaaagaagggCAAGAAAACGCTGCGAGAGCAATTGGGCTTCTTGGCCGTGACCTCGAGAGTGTAGAACTCATGATCCACGCCGGTGTTTGCTCTGTCTTCGCCAAAGTCCTCAAAGAAGGTCCCATGAAAGTGCAAGCTGTGGTTGCTTGGGCTGTTTCTGAATTAGCCGCCAAGTACCCTAAATGCCAGGATCTTTTCGCTCAGCATAACATTGTTCGCTTACTTGTGAGTCATCTCGCGTTTGAAACCGTTCAGGAGCATAGTAAATACGCCATTGTTAGCAACAAACCTACTTCAATCCATGCTGTTGTGATGGCTAATAGTAATAATTCTAATGGCAATGGTGCGAGGAAGGAGAGTGAAGACGAGGAAAAACAGATGCAGAGTAGGATGCAGCATCCCTTGGGTGATAGGTCTACAAATCAGATGCATAGAGTGGTCACAAGTACCATGGCAATGCATGCTGCCAACAAGAAGCAGCAACAGGTTAATGGTGGTAATGGGAAGCAAAGCTATTCGTATTCCGGGATTAACATGAAGGGGAGGGAAATTGAGGACCCTGATAATAAGGCTTACATGAAAGCAATGGCGGCTAGGGCGCTCCGGCAGCTGGCAAAGGGGAACGCGGCCATTTGTCGGAGCATAACAGAGTCGAGGGCGCTGTTGTGCTTGGCCATACTGCTTGAGAAAGGAACTGAGGATGTGATGTACAACTCTGCCTTGGCGGTGAAGGAGATAACAGCTGTGGCGGAGAAAGATGCAGAATTGAGAAGATCCGCGTTCAAGCCGAATTCTCCGGCCTGCAAGGCGGTTGTTGATCAAGTGCTTAAGATCATTGAGAAGGAAGATAGAAAACTCTTGATTCCTTGTGTAAAGGCTATTGGGAATCTGGCCAGGACCTTCCGGGCGACGGAGACCAGGATAATCGGTCCCTTGGTCCGGCTTCTCGACGAAAGAGAGGCAGAAGTGTCCAGGGAAGCAGCCATATCTCTCACGAAATTGGCCTGCTCGGAGAACTACCTCCACCTTGATCACTCCAAGGCAATCATAAGTGCCAGTGGTGCCAAACACTTGGTCCAGCTTGTGTATCTTGGAGAACAGACAGTGCAGATTTCAGCACTAGTCCTGCTCTCCTACATTGCATTGCATGTGCCTGACAGTGAGGAACTTGCTCGGGCCGAGGTGCTCGGAGTTCTTGAATGGGCTTCCAAGCAACCTAACCTGACGCAGGACCAAACCCTCGAGGCATTGTTGCAGGATTCCAAGGGTAGGCTGGAGCTTTATCAGTCTAGAGGTTCAAGAGGATTCCAAAAATTACATCACTAG
- the LOC114381503 gene encoding 40S ribosomal protein S4-1-like, which translates to MARGLKKHLKRLNAPKHWMLDKLGGAFAPKPSSGPHKSRECLPLILILRNRLKYALTYREVIAILMQRHVLVDGKVRTDKTYPAGFMDVVSIPKTNENFRLLYDTKGRFRLHSVIDDEAKFKLCKVRSVQFGQKGIPYLNTYDGRTIRYPDPLIRANDTIKLDLEENKIVDFIKFDVGNVVMVTGGRNRGRVGVIKNREKHKGSFETIHVQDATGHEFATRMGNVFTIGKGTKPWISLPKGKGIKLSIIEEARKRIAAQQATAA; encoded by the exons ATG GCGAGAGGATTGAAGAAGCATTTGAAGAGGCTTAATGCCCCAAAGCATTGGATGCTTGACAAACTGGGTGGTGCATTT GCTCCTAAGCCCTCATCTGGACCACACAAATCCAGGGAATGCCTGCCACTCATACTCATTTTGCGAAACCGGCTGAAGTATGCTCTGACATACCGTGAAGTCATTGCTATTCTGATGCAGCGACATGTCCTTGTTGATGGCAAAGTCAGGACAGACAAGAcatatcctgctggtttcatgg atgTTGTATCAATCCCTAAAACAAATGAGAACTTCCGCCTGCTGTATGACACCAAAGGCCGATTCCGTCTTCACTCAGTCATAGATGACGAGGCTAAG TTCAAGCTTTGCAAAGTTCGCTCAGTGCAGTTTGGGCAAAAAGGTATCCCATACTTGAACACCTACGATGGTCGCACTATCCGCTACCCAGACCCTCTCATCAGAGCTAATGACACCATTAAGTTGGATTTGGAGGAGAACAAGATTGTCGATTTCATCAAGTTTGATGTTGGGAATGTAGTCATGGTGACAGGTGGAAGGAATAGGGGTCGTGTTGGAGTGATCAAGAACAGAGAGAAGCATAAGGGAAGCTTTGAGACTATCCATGTTCAGGATGCCACTGGCCACGAGTTTGCAACTCGTATGGGCAATGTGTTCACCATTGGCAAGGGAACAAAACCATGGATATCTCTTCCCAAGGGTAAAGGTATTAAACTATCAATCATTGAGGAAGCTAGGAAAAGGATTGCCGCCCAACAAGCAACTGCTGCTTAA